The proteins below are encoded in one region of Coffea arabica cultivar ET-39 chromosome 4c, Coffea Arabica ET-39 HiFi, whole genome shotgun sequence:
- the LOC140004800 gene encoding uncharacterized protein, whose amino-acid sequence MKHYADTKRLEMTFEVGDWIVEKIGTVAYKLKLLEGSKIHPVFHVSLLKKVGEGVTPSSALPYLDDEGQLKVQPVVVLDRRMVKQKNGAAVQWLVQWFNSTPAHAT is encoded by the exons ATGAAGCATTATGCTGATACCAAGAGGTTAGAGATGACATTTGAAGTTGGGGATTGG ATAGTAGAGAAGATTGGGACTGTTGCCTATAAACTGAAGTTACTGGAGGGCTCTAAAATTCATCCTGTTTTCCATGTGTCATTGTTGAAGAAGGTAGGAGAAGGAGTGACTCCTAGTTCTGCCTTGCCATACTTAGATGATGAGGGACAGCTGAAGGTGCAGCCAGTGGTAGTCTTAGACAGGAGGATGGTCAAGCAGAAAAATGGTGCAGCAGTGCAATGGCTAGTTCAGTGGTTCAACTCTACTCCAGCTCATGCTACCTAA
- the LOC113739162 gene encoding uncharacterized protein, whose translation MADPPKKAWKQSTVLSDLPEELLAEILSRFQVRTLRKLRLVCKQWYNLLSNLEIFWTLHHEKSQKNPVHFYLSQKHEKEGTGCVTSCKIRGVDGNGVVTFDHSLPSLVHGRDDRREIYEIVPSFSLQCRDFIWLSSPDMFYIYNPNIPKLIDLPEVTPNIDNSNWMAGGIGFDPTHGSKSRPRPRRLGRIVTVSAPTDTIP comes from the coding sequence ATGGCAGATCCGCCAAAGAAAGCTTGGAAGCAAAGCACGGTGCTTTCTGATCTTCCTGAAGAATTGCTGGCTGAGATTCTGTCAAGATTCCAAGTCAGGACCCTTCGCAAGTTAAGGTTAGTATGCAAACAATGGTACAACCTCTTGTCAAACCTTGAAATCTTCTGGACTTTACACCACGAAAAATCCCAGAAAAATCCAGTGCATTTTTATTTGAGCCAAAAGCACGAGAAAGAGGGAACCGGGTGTGTTACCTCCTGCAAGATACGTGGTGTAGATGGGAATGGAGTTGTCACGTTCGACCATTCTCTTCCTTCACTTGTACATGGGCGGGATGATCGTCGGGAAATTTATGAAATAGTTCCATCATTTTCACTACAATGCCGAGATTTTATATGGTTATCAAGTCCAGATatgttttatatatataatcctAATATTCCAAAACTCATCGACTTGCCAGAGGTCACCCCCAATATTGACAATTCGAACTGGATGGCAGGGGGTATTGGATTCGATCCCACCCATGGTTCGAAGTCTCGGCCGAGAccgagacgactcggccgaaTCGTCACCGTCTCGGCCCCTACCGATACGATACCGTGA